The Podospora pseudocomata strain CBS 415.72m chromosome 3, whole genome shotgun sequence genome window below encodes:
- a CDS encoding hypothetical protein (EggNog:ENOG503PZHG), producing MPWGAEIDASESVSDSNDEGGGLDHSDEGEGHQDNNNTQHLAKRRRVGDNHLHPSMEGNGNVAPVAGMGGGGVVDPSLGGGGGGGGGGGGNDGRVPYFKPGLPDPDDKGENDCFFEDCQTRAGGNQYFIKHLMDKHGLIRGDQGRQEGGRRKAPKYLAVCPTNWPFNYGTSSSCGPCSDITTLLNVVGEHNHESPAICSFCWTYFGDRAGLAAHINQGPCRSNEGFSRKLTLIRHMFATALRIPDGPELAKQSEGQRRAHAEAERAARAEKYAAEQLAEQEWRNQQQAQRRQRQQRGGSPPMVAAPAPAVQAVVVGNNRRRTTGAVANGALQGQQQQVVQQPGFHGSPMGQQFAISAGGGIDGLPGLAQQAAGVSPGAAPDYVVPAATAEAMARSIERLSGIIGDLTATNSQLLQELRSRDQHISNRDIQIRSREERINALSAENKKLSAEVARLTAIASGQLGIDGAGGVVMGGDSGLDQGEPMEDAEEV from the exons ATGCCCTGGGGCGCAGAGATTGACGCGTCCGAATCCGTCTCTGATTCGAACGACGAAGGGGGTGGTCTGGATCATtcggatgagggggagggtcaCCAAGACAATAATAATACCCAGCATTTGGCCAAACGGAGACGTGTGGGAGAtaatcatcttcatccatccatggaggggaatgggaatgTAGCTCCTGTTGctgggatgggaggagggggggttgttgatccgAGTttgggtggcggtggaggaggaggaggaggaggaggagggaatgATGGAAGGGTGCCTTATTTCAAGCCTGGGTTACCTGATCCTGACGATAAAGGGGAGAATGACTGTTTTTTTGAGGATTGCCAGAccagggcgggggggaatCAATATTTTAT CAAGCACCTGATGGACAAGCACGGCCTTATCAGGGGTGACCAAGGGCGTCAAGAAGGCGGACGAAGGAAGGCGCCCAAATATCTGGCCGTATGCCCTACCAACTGGCCGTTTAATTACGGCACCAGCTCGTCATGTGGGCCTTGTTCCGATATCACCACACTGCTCAACGTTGTGGGAGAGCACAACCACGAGTCGCCCGCCATCTGCTCCTTCTGTTGGACTTATTTTGGAGATAGGGCAGGGCTTGCCGCCCACATCAACCAGGGCCCTTGTCGGAGTAACGAGGGATTTAGCAGAAAGCTGACTCTGATCAGGCACATGTTTGCTACCGCCCTGAGAATACCGGACGGCCCTGAGTTGGCGAAGCAGTCGGAAGGACAGAGGAGGGCCCATGCAGAAgcggagagggcggcgagggcggagaaATACGCCGCGGAACAGTTGGCGGAGCAGGAGTGGAGGAATCAGCAGCAGGCGCagaggaggcaaaggcagCAGAGGGGAGGGTCGCCTCCGATGGTGGCTgctccggcgccggcggtgcaggcggttgtggtggggaACAACAGGAGAAGGACTACTGGGGCGGTTGCAAATGGTGCTCTacagggacagcagcagcaagtgGTCCAACAGCCGGGCTTTCATGGGAGTCCCATGGGCCAGCAGTTTGCTATCTCGGCGGGTGGGGGAATTGATGGGTTGCCTGGGTTAGCTCAACAAGCGGCCGGAGTCTCACCGGGCGCGGCGCCGGACTATGTGGTGCCTGCGgccacggcggaggcgatggcgaggagtATCGAACGGCTTTCTGGTATCATAGGGGACCTCACGGCGACGAACTCGCAACTATTGCAGGAATTGCGGTCACGGGACCAGCACATATCCAACCGGGACATACAAATTCGGAGCAGGGAGGAACGGATCAACGCGTTGTCGGCTGAAAACAAGAAGCTCTCGGCTGAGGTGGCAAGGCTCACAGCCATCGCAAGCGGACAGTTGGGTATTGATGGCGCCGGTGGTGTGGTTATGGGCGGCGACAGTGGTTTGGACCAGGGCGAGCCGATGGAggacgccgaggaggtttaa